Below is a genomic region from Rhizobium sp. 9140.
CTGGGCGCGACCGTTGCAACGCGGTGGTTTTCCAAGCGCCGCGGCCTCGTGATCGGCCTGATGACGGCGAGCAACGCCACCGGACAGCTCGTTTTCCTGCCGCTGCTGGCAGCCCTGTCGGAAGCCTATGGCTGGCGCACGGCGCTGACCTTCATCACCGGCGTTCTCGTTGTCGCCATGGTGTTCGTCATGCTGCTCATGCGCGACCGCCCGGCCGACCTCGGCCTGCCCGCCTACGGCGACACCCAGCCCGGTCCCGCGCCGCGCCGGGACCAGGCCTTCCTCACCACGCTCGTCTCACCCCTGAAGACGCTGCACGAGGTCTGCGGCCGACCGGTGTTCTGGCTGCTCTTCGGCACCTTTTTCGTCTGCGGCCTCTCCACGAACGGGCTCATCCAGACCCACTGGATCTCGATCTGCGGCGACTTCGGCATGACGGCGGTCACGGCGGCCGGCACGCTGGGCGTCATCGGCGTGTTCGATTTCCTCGGCACCATCGGCGCCGGCTGGCTGTCCGACCGGTACGACAATCGCTGGCTGCTCTTCTGGTTCTACGGCCTGCGCGGCCTGTCGCTCCTCTACCTCTCGATCTCCGGTTTCGGCTTCACCGAACTCTCCGTCTTCGCCATCTTCTACGGCCTCGACTGGGTGGCGACCGTCCCCCCGACCGTCAAGCTGACGGCCGACAGCCTCGGTCGCGAAAAGGCGCCGCTCGTCTTCGGCTGGGTCTTCACCGGCCACCAGCTGGGTGCCGCGACTGCCGCCTTCGGCGCGGGCTGGCTGCGCTCGGACTACGAGAGCTACATGCCGGCGCTGCAGATGGCCGGCCTTATGTGCATCCTCGCCGCTCTCGCCGTGGTCACGCTCCGCCGTCCTGCCGCCACCATTCCGGCCACGGCCTGAGAGAGCCCCGGGCATCTTCGCGAACTTCTTCTTTGTCTGTCCATCACTAGACGATACCGTAACAATGGCTCCGAACGAGCCGCCCGGTCGCCCGGCCGATCTGTCACACGAAGGACGGGCCGCCGGTGCGCACCATCGCGGAGCCACCTTCCGATCGAGCGAGAGGGAGCGGGATGGTTGAGACTCAGGCGACCTTGACGACCAGCTTGCCGAAGTTGCGGCCTTCCAGCAAACCGATGAAGGCCTGCGGGGCGTTCTCCAGTCCTTCGACGACGTCCTCGCGATAGCGCAACCGCCCCTCGGCGATCCAGCCGGTGGCTTCTTTCAGGAAGGTATCGCGCTGATCGGAAAATTCATATTGGATAAAGCCGCGGATCTGGAGGCTGCGGCTCAGAACCTCGCGCATGAAGCCCGGCAACCAGTCCGGGCCGGAGGGCGCCTTTCCCCCCTGGTTGTACTGCGCGATCAGGCCACAGACCGGCACCCGCGCATAGGTGTTGAGAAGCGGGAATACGGCCTCGAAGACATGACCGCCGACATTCTCAAAATAAACGTCGATACCCTCGGGGCATGCCGCCTTCAGCTGCTCGGCAAAATCGGGTGCCCGGTGATCCACCGCGACATCGAAGCCGAGTTCGTCGCGCAGGAAGGTGCATTTGTCCGTCCCGCCGGCAATGCCCACGGCGCGCGCACCCTTGATCCGGGCGATTTGCCCGACGACGGAGCCGACGGCACCGCTCGCGGCGGCCACCACCACCGTCTCGCCCGGCTTCGGCTGGCCGATGGTGAGCAGCCCGGCATAGGCGGTAAAGCCGGGCATGCCGAGAACGCCGAGGGCCGTTGAGACGGGCGCCGCATCCGGATCGAGCTTGCGCAGGCCCTTGCCGTCGGACAGCGCGTAGGACTGCCAGCCGGAATGGGAGAGGACGATGTCGCCGGTCTTGAAATCGGCGTGGTTCGAGGCGATCACCTCGGCCACCGTGCCGCCCTCCATCACGTCGCCGATCTCCACCGGCTTGGCATAGGACTTCGCCGTGCTCATCCGCCCGCGCATATAGGGGTCGAGCGAAAGATAGAGCATCTTCAGGAGCAACTCCCCTCGGGATGGCTGGGGAACGGCCACCTGCTCGACGTGGAAATCCTCCGCGACCGGCGCGCCCTGCGGTCGGCGGGCCAGCGTGATCCGTGTGTTCGTAAGGTCTGTCATGCCATCGTCCTTCCTGTCTCCGCCATCGCGGCGGATCGGCGGAACCTCCGCCGATTGTCAGGCTCTGACATAGGCCGCCAAGCCGAAGGTGCAACGTTTTCACGCCACCTCATGCGCCCGCCACGGGATAGCCGAGCGCCCGCGCGCCATCGGCAAGAGCCGCCAGCGGCGCGTAATCCACATCCTCAAGCGAAGCAAAACCGACAAGGCCGAGATCCTCGCGAACCTCCGCCAGAGCCGGATCGGCCGCGGCCGCATCGAGCACCCGTTGGAGAAGAGCGACCTCCACATCGGGCGCGGACAGGCGGGTGATCAGCGGCAGTCCCGGCCCCTTCATCGTCTCGCCAAGCACCCGAATGCCGGAAAGGCGTCGGGGGTCGAAGCGGAGGATGTTGGCGAAGGTGATACAATCGATGGCCGCGATATCCGCGGCACCCTCGCGCACCGCGTCGATGCTGGCGGCGTGGCTACCGGTCTGGAGGCAAGCACCGAAAAAGCGGCCGTCCCTCGCCAGCGGCGCGACCATCGCGCGGAAGAGATTGGCACCGGAATTGCTGTCCGCCTGGTTGATGGCAGCGCGGGCACCTTTCAGGCCGATCAGTTCTGTCGCCTTGCTGTCGCTGCGCACGATGAGAAAGCTGCACATGTCAGGACCGTCGCAGCCGGGATGGCGATAGACCGGCGTCGCGACCAGCCGCACCTTGCCCCGCAGCCGGCTGACGAAGGGAAAGCCGCAGGTCTGCGCGAGCAGAAGATCCGGTCGCAGCCAGGCTTCGTCATAAGGCAGTGTCGAAAGCGCCTCGGGCACGCCTGCGAGACCCTCCGCACGAAGCCTGTCGCGGAGATAATGCCAGAGCTTTGCCGTTGCCGCCGCCACGGGCTCCGGGTTCGCATACATGGCAAGGCTGGCGAGTCGCGGCGCGACATTCGAAATCTGCGGCATAGACTCCCTTCGAATGAAATGAGCTCACGTCATCCCCGCCTCACACGGAATGATGCGGATGCGTGATGCGGTCGTGCGGGCGCAGCAAGAAGCGGCGGGCGACATCGAGATAGCCGTTGTAGACCAGACCGCCATTCGCCGCCACCAGGGCTTCCCGGTCGCGCCGGTAGATGGCCGGCAGGCGATACCAGGGAAGGCCGGGCTTGCGGTGATGCAGCACATGCAGGTTGTTGAACAGGAAAACCGGCCCAAAGATGCGGCTGTTCTCAACAATCGCCGTGCGCTCCGCCTCCGCCTCGGCAAAGCGGTGCTCGGCATAGGAGCGCAGCCGGGTGATGGCCGCGCCGGGATAGACGAAGCCGAAGAAATAGAGCCAGAACGGCATGCCGCAGATGGCGACGACCCAGGTGAGGACAACCGCCACCCCCAGCGCGTGCAGCGCCCAGATGCGCCGGCGACCGGCTTCGTTGCGCCACACGTGGCGCGCCTCGCCGGCCAAAAAGCTCGCCAGCATCACCGCGGGACCGATCGTCAGGCGCCCGAGCAGCGTCAGGTTCCACTGCGCCAGCCGCTTGCCCGTCCGCCCGAGGCTCAGCCACATGGCCTGCGTGAAATAGGAGGATTCCGGATCTTCCACCGGGTCGGTCAGGAATTCGTCGCGGTGATGGTCGAGATGGCTCTCCTTGTAGATAGGATAGGGCAGCCACAGAGACAGAGGCACGAAGCCGATTGTATCGTTGATGCGTCGGCTCCGCGTCGGGTGATGATGGATGACCTCATGCTGTAGCGAAGCGTGCCACGCGATCAGCAAACCGCCGATGACGACCACCAGCGGCAGCGGCAGCAGCGCCCACCACCACGTCACGC
It encodes:
- a CDS encoding MFS transporter; protein product: MLSTSVSAWLSARNIHYGWVVVVTTFLTMLATAGAMGSAGVLIQPLHQEFGWDIADISFAMAVRLVLFGLLGPFAAAFMTHFGVRQVVCSALLLIMSGIVLSFFMQEVWQLVLLWGVVIGTGTGMTALVLGATVATRWFSKRRGLVIGLMTASNATGQLVFLPLLAALSEAYGWRTALTFITGVLVVAMVFVMLLMRDRPADLGLPAYGDTQPGPAPRRDQAFLTTLVSPLKTLHEVCGRPVFWLLFGTFFVCGLSTNGLIQTHWISICGDFGMTAVTAAGTLGVIGVFDFLGTIGAGWLSDRYDNRWLLFWFYGLRGLSLLYLSISGFGFTELSVFAIFYGLDWVATVPPTVKLTADSLGREKAPLVFGWVFTGHQLGAATAAFGAGWLRSDYESYMPALQMAGLMCILAALAVVTLRRPAATIPATA
- a CDS encoding NADP-dependent oxidoreductase, producing the protein MTDLTNTRITLARRPQGAPVAEDFHVEQVAVPQPSRGELLLKMLYLSLDPYMRGRMSTAKSYAKPVEIGDVMEGGTVAEVIASNHADFKTGDIVLSHSGWQSYALSDGKGLRKLDPDAAPVSTALGVLGMPGFTAYAGLLTIGQPKPGETVVVAAASGAVGSVVGQIARIKGARAVGIAGGTDKCTFLRDELGFDVAVDHRAPDFAEQLKAACPEGIDVYFENVGGHVFEAVFPLLNTYARVPVCGLIAQYNQGGKAPSGPDWLPGFMREVLSRSLQIRGFIQYEFSDQRDTFLKEATGWIAEGRLRYREDVVEGLENAPQAFIGLLEGRNFGKLVVKVA
- a CDS encoding phosphate/phosphite/phosphonate ABC transporter substrate-binding protein, which translates into the protein MPQISNVAPRLASLAMYANPEPVAAATAKLWHYLRDRLRAEGLAGVPEALSTLPYDEAWLRPDLLLAQTCGFPFVSRLRGKVRLVATPVYRHPGCDGPDMCSFLIVRSDSKATELIGLKGARAAINQADSNSGANLFRAMVAPLARDGRFFGACLQTGSHAASIDAVREGAADIAAIDCITFANILRFDPRRLSGIRVLGETMKGPGLPLITRLSAPDVEVALLQRVLDAAAADPALAEVREDLGLVGFASLEDVDYAPLAALADGARALGYPVAGA
- a CDS encoding fatty acid desaturase, which translates into the protein MTETATHRFTPPPASLSARVEWPTVLLAVGIHGGFLGVTWWWALLPLPLVVVIGGLLIAWHASLQHEVIHHHPTRSRRINDTIGFVPLSLWLPYPIYKESHLDHHRDEFLTDPVEDPESSYFTQAMWLSLGRTGKRLAQWNLTLLGRLTIGPAVMLASFLAGEARHVWRNEAGRRRIWALHALGVAVVLTWVVAICGMPFWLYFFGFVYPGAAITRLRSYAEHRFAEAEAERTAIVENSRIFGPVFLFNNLHVLHHRKPGLPWYRLPAIYRRDREALVAANGGLVYNGYLDVARRFLLRPHDRITHPHHSV